The genomic DNA GCCCCGGCAGAGTTGTTACCACCGGCGTTACCACCGGCGTTACCACGGCGCGGGGGTCGATTCGCTTCATTTGTGCCGGGTTTCTCGGGTGTTTTCACCGCTTCGGCAAAGTCGGCTTCGGTCGTTTGCAGGTAGTGCGTTTCAGCAACCGCACCGGAGTGCCCGAACCAGTCGTTTAGGACGTGGTTAGCGTGGCGGCCAGGATCTTCTTTATCACCGCGCCATCTATATCAGTCTAAAAAGAGGATCGCGGTGAACGACCATAGGGTGGACTCCTCGTCAGTACAGACGCCTTTCAAGTGATGCTTGATCGCACCTTCGCAAGCAACGTTGCGAAACTACAGTTCACGTTTTAGCGCCAGCAACGCACTGGGGTGATCCGTATAGATACGCTGGACTCCAATATCGAGCAATTTGGACATCATGGACTGATCGTTGACAGTCCACGCTCCGGCTTCCAGCCCCGCAGCTTTGATCTTTTGAACCTTCTCCGGGGTGATAGCGCTGTACTGAAGCACAAGGGATTCAAAACCGTGTTGTTTGGCGATGCGAATGTCGTCGTCGATGTTCGTTCCGGCACCCCGATCCCAGAAGACTGGGATTTCTGGAGCGAGTTGCTTTACCTCGGTCATGAATTGCAGGTTGCCGTCGTTAAAGCCAACCCAACGCTCGGCCTTTAATTCCTTTACCAGTTCAACGGCCTCGGCCACACAATCCATCTTGGGCTGTATCGAGACCCGAGTGCGGTTCTGCTTCATGACCAGCCGCAGTACATCTTCCAGCAGCGGAATACACTGCGCCGGACATTCCTCCACCGTATTGCCGGATCGTCGCCGGAACGCCGTGGCAACATCCACCGCCAGCAATTCCTCGTAGGTTGAATCAGGTACCCTAACGTTTTTGTCGCCAACACGCTCTGTGGTCTTGTCGTGGGTCACAACCAGTCTGCCATCCTTCGTGCGAAAGATGTCGAGTTCGATCCAATCAGCCCCGACTTCCATACCACTCTTGAATGCAGACAGCGTGTTTTCGGGGAAATCACCGGAGTTGCCGCGGTGAGCCGTCACTCCATTTGCAAGAAATTCGTCGGTAGCGTCCACAGCAAAAAACACCTGCCCGAAGGCTAGTAGCAAAACCGATAGGAATTGAGTTGCCGTCATTACTTTTCTACTTCCTTAATCGTGAACCCGGATTCGTCACCTTGATGAAAGAAGATCATACCATCGATCGTGTCTCCTTCGGTGGTCGGGCAGTCAGGGTGGAATGCTCCCTAGCTCCTGATCCACGTACCATGAAAGTCTAAAGCCAGCCCTGGCCGAGGACTTTCTATCATGAAGAAACGACGACACGATCTCGAACAGATCATCAAAGATCTGCGCGACGCAGATGCCATGCATGCCGCTGGCGCAGCCAGTACGGCGGCGTGAAAAGGTGAAGTGGCTAAGCGTCTCAAGGCACTTGATGAAGTGATCAACCGGCTCAAGAAGATGGTGGCCGACCAGACCTTGGATATATTAGATGATGAAGTAAATCACCAAGGGAAGCCGACGCCCCCGCAATCGCGCCGCGCGGCAGTGGCAACGTTTCAACATAAGTTCGCTCTGTCGCAGCGACGTGCCGTCCGCATGCTCGATCAACCGCGATCGAGTTAGCGATTTGAGGTGCCCCCAAAGTCGAAGACTTACGCTTGAACACTGTTCGCGATTCGCAGGGCTGCTTCCGTACGGCCTACGGCCTCACTCCAACAGCACTGCGGATCTTCCATCCCTGCATTCCAACCCGATCTTTCATAACGCTTCGTACAGAAACCTGAGGTACCCCGCTCTGACTCCGATCCCCGTAGCTGGTGCGGTCGGTTTGGGCGGGGGCACGCGAGCAGCCCCGGACATCTTGCTGAGGGAAGTCGGTGCGTCGCGGGTAAGGTTGGCTCTATGTCTGTGACAGCATACTCGGGCTGCTTTCGGTTTGATCCTTTCGGGAGCTGTCTCCCGCACCTCCGTTTCAATTCTATCGGGCGTCGCTGCTGCGCTGACATTGGAAGCTCGGATTGGAAAGTTAGCCGGATGATCGTTGGCCGCATTCTGCGGGGCGTGAGTGAGATCCAAATCGGCTGAAAACCGAGCCGCAGGACTCTGGCTGAAGTGGGGGCGTATTCTCGTGGAGACTTGCTGTGGCCTTCGTCTGAGCGGGTAGCGGTTGCTGTGCCGCGGCGTAGAGCCGGGGTATTTGTTCCACTGGTTGTTTTTGGGTGTCAGGGAGTGGGGGTTGTGCGGGTCAGGACGCGCGCGAACGAAATACTCATTTCGCACGCTTGTTTTCGCGGATTTATATCTAGGTGTGGCAGGATCGCACACTTGCGCGACTGCGGTTGAGCTCGCCTGGACGGCTGGTTCGCGTTAACGGATCGACAACCCTCATTCAACGGAAGGATAAAATGCTGGTACAACTTCATCAAAATTCGCTTTCAAAGTGTCTTGTTGCCCTCGGCGGACTGTTGCTGAGCGTATCTGGCATGTCGAGTTTCGGGCACGCGCAGCAACCGCGATTTTTCGGTACATCGAAATGTGATTCCTATTGCGATGCTGATGGGCGGGAATGCTGTGACTACGACTGGTCGGGGGCCTACGTGGGGCTACAAGGCGGCTGGTCGTTCCTTGACCCGAACCCCGTGGCGCCAAACCATGTTCAAGAGGATTCCGATGGATTTTCTGGCGGTGTTCACGGTGGGTTCAATCGTCAGAGAGGGAAACTCGTCTATGGAATCGAGCTGGACTACACACTGACTGATCTCGATGCCACGGCGCCTTGCTTTAATCCCGCTTTTGTCTGCGGAGCCTCATCTGACTGGAATGCTTCGGTCCGCGGACGATTTGGCATCGCCTTCGACAGGCTGCTGCTGTTTGGCACCGCAGGATTTGCGTTCGCCGACTACGAAGGATTTACTCGATTGATCGCTACTGGCGTCACATACGACGACGAAAAAACGCTGACAGGTGGGACGTATGGTGGCGGCCTCGAGTACGCTGTTTCCGAGCGTTTGCGTGTAAGAAGCGAATATCGATACAGCAACTTCGGCACAGAAGATATGAGCTATGACAGCACGTATACCGTCGACCCTGACTTGCATTCGGTAATTTTCGGAGCCAGCTTCGCGTTCTGAGCATTTGTTTCATGAGCGTCAGAAGAGGCGAAGAGCGGATCGGAGGCAGCTGTTATCCATCGGTCCGCTCGTCTGTTTGCTAGGTGGTTCCGCCAGAGTCTTGGTCGCCGCAGCAAGCAACCGTTTGCCAATCTTTATTGCGTGCCGTTGGGTGATCCTTTATGGAGGTCGAGGCGGTCGATGGTCTTGATGTCCACGTGCCGCATCCGTTGGCAAACCAGCTCTTACGGCATATCGGCATCGGTTAGTCGCTGAGTAAAGGTTCGCCGAAGGTCGGTGGGAGCTGGCGCATTTGGCTGGCGATCCTGTTCTCGAGTTGCCTTCGTCTACGATGGTGATGAACCTCACGCCAATCTTGCTGTCGGTGGTGTCGGCACATCATTCCGTTAGTCGCGTTGTGCGTCGTCCGCGTTCGCAAAGGTGCCAGAGCGCTGCTGAATGCAGTCTGGCACGCGGCTGCGAAACCAAGTGTTGGCGATGCGGGGCTCTCAGCAGCAAACCACTCTCGCTGCGCATACATTATTCTGCCAAATACGAGCTACCGTTTCGGTCTCGGCAGGCAACGCGGCCGCGCAACGAAAGAATGGCGTGAGTCGTCGCGGTGATCGTTTTGCTTTGTGTACGGTAAAGCGTTGGCAGGATGATGAGGACAGAATGATTTCGTTGGGGATTTTTAATTCGACAGGCGTTCGCTTATTTGATTGAGACCGCTTTCGCTGCTCTCCGAATTATTCTGCCCCCATCATTCTGCCAAATATCAATCGCCGTTTCGGTCTCGGCAGACAACGCGGATGCACAGCGAAAGAGTGGCGTGAGTCGACGCGGTAATCGCTCTGGTTTGTGTACGGTGAAGCGTTGGCAGAATGGTGAGGACAGAATGATCTGGATGGGGATTTTCAATTCGACAGGCGTTCGTTTATTTGATTGAGACCGCTTTCGCTGCTCTCCGAATTATTCTGCCCCCATCATTCTGCCAAATATCAAACGCCGTTTCGGTCTCGGCAGACAACGCGGCCGCGCAGCGAAAGAGTGGCGTGAGTCGTCGCGGTGATCTTCTGCTTTGAGAAGGCAGAAAGGGGACACGCATAAAATGCTTGCCTTCTCCATGTCTTGAGGCAGGAATCCGAGAGGGGGCGTGTAATCGCGAACGGGAGGTGGGGAGTCGGTATCGGCCCCCGGGGCGCGATGGCTGTCCCCAAATTGCATCGGACCGCACCGATAAGCGTCCGGCGAATAACGGCTGCTCCTGGACCGCTGTCACGCTTCGAAAGCAGCCAGACCGGCAAAGGTTCGCAAGACGAAAGGGGGCACGAATTTGTGAACAACGCCGGGGTGCAGGGTGTACTGATTGCTTCCCCTCCGCAAGTTGCCTAGGATTTGCGAAACGAGATTGCACGCCATTGGGGTTGCCATCTAAGACTGCATTCGCTGAGTCGACTTAAGCACCTCGGCAAGTAAACGGATGTCCCAGGGGGACCGTGCAACGCAACGTTATTCAAAGTTGGAAAATTTCAGAATAGGCGGATCAAACCATGTCAGTTGATGATTCTCAATGGGGCGCTGGGATCAAAGGCCCGCTTGAATTTTCGCCTGCCAGCTATGCTATCGATTTGAACTTGCCTGATGCCGACAACCAGCTTCTCAGAGACGCTGCCCGGGCTATTCGTCGAGAATACCGCGACTCGTCCAAATGGAAAGAGATGAAATGTCGCAATGTTCGGGGCATTTCGGAAAGTGACACGGGGACGGTGTTCGAATTGCAGATCGGTCATGCAATCGAATTCGACTGGTCTTGGGAAGGGGCGTTGGCCTTCCGACCTTTGCGCACGAAGGATTTCAAGAACTCCGATGGTTCTCTATATCACAATCCGTCACTCACCCCCGAGATCGACGATTCCATTGTCTGGACGGGCGAACTGCTTGAGGTCGACGAAGCTCAAGGGCGGATTTTCGTTGCGGTTGCAGATCCAGAACACCCACCACGACGCGGATCGTTTTACGTTCGCCCATTCGAGTTCCTTCAGTTTCTAGACCGCATCTTCAACGGGCCGGAATTCTGCGACGCACAATCTCAACTTGCCGAGCGATTATTGGCGGCACAAGGAAACATGCATCCACAGGTTGCGGAGGCGAACGATGTCGGGCTACCCTCCCTCGTCGATTGGTGGCAAAAATCATGGAGTGTGCTGTGGGGACCCCCCGGAACCGGCAAGACATATACTACCGGCCAGCAGGTGGCGGCAGTTCTTAATGACCCCACCGAACGCATCCTGGTTGTCTCGACGACCAACCGTGCAACCGATGCAGCCGCGATTTCTATTGGCAGAGCAGCGCGAGAGGCTGGTTTTGATCTCGATGATGGTGACATTTTACGGATTGGCAAAGGAGCGTCACTCAAGAGCTTTGAACGCGAACGTCTTGAGGCAATGCTGCGAGGCACGGAAACGGACTATTTGGCTCAGATCGACGCGTTGGCACAGCGACTTGTTAGTGTGGAAGATTTCGAAGAGAAAGCTCTGATCCGAAAAGAGATAAAAAACTTGCAGGGGAGCATGCGGGACGCCGCCGCACGGAACTTTCTTGACGATAACGTCAGGGTTGTGGTCGGTACTTCATTCAAGGCGATATCCAGCCTCTGCTATGAAGAAGTCAAAGAAGACTTTGGACGTGGGAACGCCCCCTTCACGACGGTGTTCATCGATGAAGCGGGGCTGATGTCGAGAGTTGCGGTTGCGGCATTGTCGCTTTTGGCAAGTCGTCGGGTGGCACTTGTCGGCGACTCAAAACAGCTTGCTCCTATCAGCCGGATCAGCCGCATTCTCGAACCGGCGCAAGGCAACTGGCTGGCCCGAAGTGGCCTGAGTCATCTCGACAATATCAACCGCGCGGTCGATGGCGTACATGTGCTCAGCGAACAGCGGCGGATGCACAGTGATGTTTGCGATGTCGTTTCCGCTTTTCAGTACGATGGGTTCCTGACGACGGCACCGGAAGTAGACGAACGGGCGTTCACCTTACCCAGCACACTTGCCGAGCAACCGCGTGCCATTTGGTATGTATTGGATGATGACACCGATGATATCCCATCAATTCGCGCTGGACGGGGGCCGGGCAATCGAAGCTGGGTGCGTACGGCCACGATCAAAGTGCTAAAGAAGCTCTTCGCCGACAAAAGCCTGCGGTCGGCAAACGGCCTGTTCATTTCACCTTTCAAGGCTCAAGCGAAGTCGATTCATTCGTTTTTTGTTAAGAACGAAATGGACTCATGGATGGCGTCCACGGTTCACAGCCAGCAGGGTTCAGAAGCAGATATCGTGATCTTTGATTCTGTCAACGCTGGAAGCTATGGATGGCCGTTTGATGAATGGAAGCGTTTGGTGAACGTTGCGTTGAGTCGTGCTCGCGAATCGATCATTGTCATTTCCAGTCGAGCAGAAATGGAGGAGCCGTATCTGCGCCCGTTGATGCGACATCTCTCACCTAAATGCGTACGCAGGAAAGGGAACCGTCTTTCATGGGATGATGTTTCAGTCGAGACAGAGTTCAAGTTGCCAGAGCAAATCGCTGAAAAGTCTGCTGACTACAAAGTAGAGGAGCCAGTTTCGATTGGGGGGCAGCTTGCCAAACGAAAGGAACTTCGGCCCGTGTTGTCCCACGAGCAGGAGAGACTCTGCGGACTGGAGCTGGACGGCAAGCCAAGGCTGGTGCGTGGTGTTGCTGGTAGCGGTAAGACGGTGGTGTTGGCGCACTGGTTGATGAAGACGGTCAAGCGTTTGCAAGACGAACCAGACGTTCGCATCTGGGCTGTGTTTGCGAATCGATCGCTTCAATCGCTTATCGAAACGTCAATCCATCAGGAATGGGACAAAGAAACGAACGGCAAGCCGTTTCCCCTAAGCCGCGTTGAGCTTCATCACATTCGAGAGATTCTCGACGTGATGCTGAGGGACGTTGGGCTTAACGCTGAGAGTTACGGGTTCGAGTATGACGATGCTGCTGCAGCATATCTTGAGCATGCTTCGGCGTCCGACATTCGCCCCCGATGTGACGCTCTCTTCATCGATGAAGCACAAGACATGGGGCCAAACACGTTGAAGTTGCTGTCTGCCATCGTCAAGCAACAAGACGAGGAAGACGAAAACAGCCGAGCGATCAACATCTTCTACGATAACGCCCAAAATATTTATGGCCGGAGCACGCCCAAGTGGTCTGAGTTTGGCTTGGACATGCGTGGACGATCCACTGTGATGAAGGAGAGCTTCCGTAGCACGAAGCCCATCACGGAATTTGCGCTTAATGTGCTGTACCGACTTCAGTCACCTGAATCGAATCCTGACCACAAGGAACTTGTCACAAGAGGGCTGGTTGAGAGAACGATACGAGGCGATTCTGACTGGTGGAATGTTCGCTTCAATCAAGTGGATGGTCCAAAGCCAAAATTCAAACAATACGGAAACCTCGAACAGGAATTTGATGCAATTGGTGACTACTGCCGTGAATTGATTGTCGATCACGGGGTTCAGCCATGCGACATCTGCCTGATCTACAACGGAAGCAATATCCCCGGCTGGCTCAAGAGAAGGACTGCTCCAAAGCTTGGAGGATTGGGCGTGGAGTTGTCTGTGCAGCGGAACAGGCCATACCAGCGTGGCAATCACGTTTTGCTGGCGACCACATCTCACTCATTCAAAGGTTACGATTCCGAAATCGTGATCGTGCCGGGCGTTGATCAGTACAAAGCAAACGGCGTCGGCGTGCTGGCAAACAATCTCTACGTTGCAATGACCAGAGCACGTTCGGTACTGACGATGTTCTCTCAACGCATGAACGACCCCAACTCGCAATTGCTTTACGAAGTGCTTGGCGACTGCCTCGATCAACTCGAAGAGCGACCTGACGTCGAAACGGATACGAGCGGCCAAGACGACCTTTTCGATATCCTTGATCAAATCGGACACAGCCACCGCACGTGGCTGACAGAAATCTGGAACAAGCACGGCATCTCGCAGGAGCCACTGCAGACCGACAAAGGCGAGATCGTGGCTGATCCACTCTTTTCATTTCGAGTCGCCACGCAACGTTACGCCTGCTTTGGAAAGCAACCACCACGGAAACGAATTCGCCAACGACTTGAAGATTTTGGAATAAAGTTGGTTGAGCCGGGCCAAGACGTCATGGACTCTGCCAATGGAGAGAAGCCATGACGGAAACAGGATCCTCCACGGCGCGTGGTCGAATGGGTTCTCCTGCGTTTTGAGTCTTAAAGGCGGTTTGCAGCTATCAGGATGGGACCTACTCGCTCGTTTGTCTCAACGGTCGCTTCCTTGATCCAGTTGCCCAGTCCCCAGTTGCCTCACGCATCTGCTATCATCGCTCGTTGTTTTGGTGGGGCATGTCCGTCAGGTTGATGGGCGAGGTTTGTCGATGTGGGTGCTAGGAGGAGCGGAGGATGGCGGTGATCCTGTTTACCAACTTAAAGGGTGGTGTGGCGAAGACGACCAACGCTATCGCGGTTGCCGAGTGTTTGGCTTCTTCGGGCAAGCGGACGCTGTTGATCGATGCCGACCATCAATGCACCGCCAGCGAGTTGTTGCTTGGCGAACAGGCACTGATCGAGCTGGATCGGAAGAAGCGGACGCTGCACGATCTGTTGTCGGAGATGTTGAAGCCGGAATTTGAAGCGAAACAGTTTGATGCCTACGTGAGGCCGAGCGCTTCGAACATCGGCGGCGGGATCGAAGACCTGTCCGTCATCCCCTGCTCGGTCCGGATCGACGACTTTCAAACCAACTACGCCAAAGGGGGCCACGGGTTCCATACCTGGCAAGACTTCCGCAAGTTGTTCAATGCAAACCGTCTGCAATTCCGCCGCTGGCTGAAGCAGTTTGCGTATGTGATCGTCGACTGTCCGCCAAGCCTCTCGCTGCAGGTCAAGCTGTTCCTGGGGATTGCCGACGGCTACGTCGTCCCGTGCCAGCCGAATCGATTATCGATCCGCGGCCTGCTGTGGCTCAGCGACCGAATTCAGAACTACCGCTACAAAACCGTCTGCCTCGGCACGTTGTGGTCGATGTGTCGCGGCAACGATCGAATGCACAAAGCGATCATCGAAGGGGCCGCCAATAATCACGCTCAGCTGCGCGACTTGCCCACCCCCTTCGAAACGACGGTCCCCTTAGCAGCCAACATCGCCCACGCTGGCGAACTAACTGACAAGCAACCCAAGACGTTCCGAGCGAAATACGGGACCGAGTTTGGCAGGATCTACGAGCAGATCTGCGAAGAGCTGATGGAGCGGGTCGAGGCGTTGGAATCGGAGCGAGCTGAGAAGCGGAGAGGTAGGCCAGTGACGGCTAGGGCCTGACCGAAACGGAGAAGCTTCGTGAGTCGGCCGGCCACGTTTTTTTACATGGCGTCGATATAGCACTTTAGGCGAGTTTCCTCGACCGC from Rosistilla oblonga includes the following:
- a CDS encoding AAA domain-containing protein, whose product is MSVDDSQWGAGIKGPLEFSPASYAIDLNLPDADNQLLRDAARAIRREYRDSSKWKEMKCRNVRGISESDTGTVFELQIGHAIEFDWSWEGALAFRPLRTKDFKNSDGSLYHNPSLTPEIDDSIVWTGELLEVDEAQGRIFVAVADPEHPPRRGSFYVRPFEFLQFLDRIFNGPEFCDAQSQLAERLLAAQGNMHPQVAEANDVGLPSLVDWWQKSWSVLWGPPGTGKTYTTGQQVAAVLNDPTERILVVSTTNRATDAAAISIGRAAREAGFDLDDGDILRIGKGASLKSFERERLEAMLRGTETDYLAQIDALAQRLVSVEDFEEKALIRKEIKNLQGSMRDAAARNFLDDNVRVVVGTSFKAISSLCYEEVKEDFGRGNAPFTTVFIDEAGLMSRVAVAALSLLASRRVALVGDSKQLAPISRISRILEPAQGNWLARSGLSHLDNINRAVDGVHVLSEQRRMHSDVCDVVSAFQYDGFLTTAPEVDERAFTLPSTLAEQPRAIWYVLDDDTDDIPSIRAGRGPGNRSWVRTATIKVLKKLFADKSLRSANGLFISPFKAQAKSIHSFFVKNEMDSWMASTVHSQQGSEADIVIFDSVNAGSYGWPFDEWKRLVNVALSRARESIIVISSRAEMEEPYLRPLMRHLSPKCVRRKGNRLSWDDVSVETEFKLPEQIAEKSADYKVEEPVSIGGQLAKRKELRPVLSHEQERLCGLELDGKPRLVRGVAGSGKTVVLAHWLMKTVKRLQDEPDVRIWAVFANRSLQSLIETSIHQEWDKETNGKPFPLSRVELHHIREILDVMLRDVGLNAESYGFEYDDAAAAYLEHASASDIRPRCDALFIDEAQDMGPNTLKLLSAIVKQQDEEDENSRAINIFYDNAQNIYGRSTPKWSEFGLDMRGRSTVMKESFRSTKPITEFALNVLYRLQSPESNPDHKELVTRGLVERTIRGDSDWWNVRFNQVDGPKPKFKQYGNLEQEFDAIGDYCRELIVDHGVQPCDICLIYNGSNIPGWLKRRTAPKLGGLGVELSVQRNRPYQRGNHVLLATTSHSFKGYDSEIVIVPGVDQYKANGVGVLANNLYVAMTRARSVLTMFSQRMNDPNSQLLYEVLGDCLDQLEERPDVETDTSGQDDLFDILDQIGHSHRTWLTEIWNKHGISQEPLQTDKGEIVADPLFSFRVATQRYACFGKQPPRKRIRQRLEDFGIKLVEPGQDVMDSANGEKP
- a CDS encoding ParA family protein; the protein is MAVILFTNLKGGVAKTTNAIAVAECLASSGKRTLLIDADHQCTASELLLGEQALIELDRKKRTLHDLLSEMLKPEFEAKQFDAYVRPSASNIGGGIEDLSVIPCSVRIDDFQTNYAKGGHGFHTWQDFRKLFNANRLQFRRWLKQFAYVIVDCPPSLSLQVKLFLGIADGYVVPCQPNRLSIRGLLWLSDRIQNYRYKTVCLGTLWSMCRGNDRMHKAIIEGAANNHAQLRDLPTPFETTVPLAANIAHAGELTDKQPKTFRAKYGTEFGRIYEQICEELMERVEALESERAEKRRGRPVTARA
- a CDS encoding outer membrane protein, which encodes MLVQLHQNSLSKCLVALGGLLLSVSGMSSFGHAQQPRFFGTSKCDSYCDADGRECCDYDWSGAYVGLQGGWSFLDPNPVAPNHVQEDSDGFSGGVHGGFNRQRGKLVYGIELDYTLTDLDATAPCFNPAFVCGASSDWNASVRGRFGIAFDRLLLFGTAGFAFADYEGFTRLIATGVTYDDEKTLTGGTYGGGLEYAVSERLRVRSEYRYSNFGTEDMSYDSTYTVDPDLHSVIFGASFAF
- a CDS encoding glycerophosphodiester phosphodiesterase encodes the protein MTATQFLSVLLLAFGQVFFAVDATDEFLANGVTAHRGNSGDFPENTLSAFKSGMEVGADWIELDIFRTKDGRLVVTHDKTTERVGDKNVRVPDSTYEELLAVDVATAFRRRSGNTVEECPAQCIPLLEDVLRLVMKQNRTRVSIQPKMDCVAEAVELVKELKAERWVGFNDGNLQFMTEVKQLAPEIPVFWDRGAGTNIDDDIRIAKQHGFESLVLQYSAITPEKVQKIKAAGLEAGAWTVNDQSMMSKLLDIGVQRIYTDHPSALLALKREL